One genomic segment of [Phormidium] sp. ETS-05 includes these proteins:
- a CDS encoding AAA family ATPase translates to MLDEVKLHNFKSHQATELRLDNSRFHALVGQNSAGKTSVLQALHYLSLLADSSFSRIFQYDKAPQFITTIGAEEMCVTASGFWGFKEPKYWEAAYSWQQREGGWVPTVSWQVEQNRDDSSGWSESFSNAPHPIGEAIRHAVYLKLVSSNLAKAAYSEAETPRVEFDGSGLAPTLDFLRNEAPDKFELLQEMLRRIVPGVREVGIRRAKVKVNREKSIQVDGKLMTYDDTQEMSGQEVVLSMNTGERIPAHAVSEGTIITLGLLAVLLNPTQPNLVLLDDVEQGLHPKAQRELMTVFKTIIAEHKNLQIIFSTHSPYIIDELMPSQVHVLHNSDVTGTVAKRLDEHPDVEWAKHTLTTGEFWDAEGEEWVVAGEISV, encoded by the coding sequence ATGCTAGACGAGGTAAAACTTCATAACTTTAAAAGTCATCAGGCAACCGAGCTGAGGTTAGATAATTCGCGATTCCATGCTCTGGTAGGGCAAAACAGTGCGGGTAAAACATCGGTGTTGCAGGCTTTGCACTATTTAAGTCTGCTGGCTGATTCCTCATTTTCCAGAATATTTCAATATGACAAAGCGCCTCAATTTATTACCACAATTGGGGCAGAGGAGATGTGTGTTACCGCCAGTGGTTTTTGGGGATTTAAAGAGCCAAAGTATTGGGAAGCTGCTTATAGTTGGCAACAGCGAGAGGGTGGGTGGGTTCCTACGGTGTCCTGGCAGGTTGAACAAAACAGAGATGATTCGTCAGGATGGAGCGAATCTTTTAGTAATGCTCCCCATCCTATCGGCGAAGCTATAAGACATGCTGTATATTTAAAGCTGGTTTCTAGCAATTTGGCCAAAGCAGCTTACAGTGAAGCGGAGACGCCTAGAGTCGAGTTTGATGGGTCAGGATTAGCCCCAACTTTGGACTTTCTCCGTAATGAGGCTCCAGATAAATTTGAACTATTACAAGAAATGTTGCGGCGGATTGTCCCTGGTGTGCGGGAAGTAGGGATAAGACGAGCCAAGGTGAAAGTGAATCGCGAAAAGTCGATCCAAGTCGATGGCAAATTGATGACTTATGACGACACTCAGGAGATGAGCGGGCAAGAAGTTGTCTTGAGCATGAATACAGGGGAGCGAATTCCGGCTCATGCAGTGAGCGAAGGCACAATCATAACTCTGGGGTTGCTAGCAGTGCTGCTGAATCCTACTCAACCTAATTTAGTGTTACTCGATGATGTGGAACAGGGACTGCATCCCAAAGCACAACGAGAGCTGATGACTGTGTTTAAAACAATTATTGCCGAACACAAAAATCTGCAAATTATTTTTTCTACTCATTCTCCCTATATTATTGATGAGCTGATGCCATCACAAGTCCATGTGTTACATAACAGTGATGTCACTGGGACTGTGGCGAAGCGGTTAGACGAGCATCCTGATGTAGAATGGGCAAAGCACACTTTAACCACGGGAGAGTTTTGGGATGCGGAGGGGGAAGAGTGGGTAGTAGCGGGAGAAATCAGTGTTTGA
- a CDS encoding S8 family peptidase: protein MSVDLFDAKFYATANPDLAAAGINTADQLWEHFRTVGLSEGRKFSPLVDLDFYRRTNSDLVGAGLTSNADLYEHLRRYGVKEGRRFSPLVDLDFYFSQNPDVALAIGGDKELGWQHLQTNGIAEKRSFSQIIDLNYYLTANPDLQAVFGGEGRQTLDHLLLWGIPEGRTFLPGDLGVLGFDRVNPPPPIRLSEFVGQSDGQDIFPFRISSLSDVSVTVKGDAGNTRLGLIRDENNNGLPDELTAESGLMADKEHITALETFGLAPGRYFVTVTPEAGDTSYELSLFAGAAEIPNPDRDAAGTVNLGQVGTTAAIRDTITAANPRRLYQVQLVYPSEVRLSLAGASAETDLRLFQDINGNGLADAGEEVATRPNPQEPVDSNGNGIIDFSETVDWFNGTIPAITHPDAILAPQVFPGNYLIEVARVNEDTGYTLQMQTLAPAAPAAGAGNRTPFSWGYLGEITNTDVSVTDFVGHANPYDFYAFELQRGKNLTIRLQGQNADADLVLVRDLNEDNAFSSDEIIAFPPSERSANQEITRFFGEGIYYVGVVKVKDNTAYSLEVDFLNNDKPSDNAGNDLGSAADLGIPGAEPIIRRDWVNEDDREDFYRFQLNETTKISAFLYEMTGNAQLELIQDLNGNGVVEPEERIAGSQNKGGQLEQLDRVLLPGNYFLAATQAVADADYSIWLEAAPVAPSPEAGNGLPVALDLGALNSPQTASGVVDTADPHDIYKFRLETPGDLSLFLYGMSGNADLRLIRDDNGNGLIEPEEILALSVEGGATAEEISLQGLPAGEYYVWVAQAVGNTHYDLSVIPGNFSRASGYGLVNAAVAVAQAVGQPEFPAVAPLPGKDWALNAVKAPAVWSQGYTGDGIVVAVVDDGTDYSHPNLDDNIWVNEDEIPGNGIDDDANGFIDDVRGWDFWDGDNDPRNFEELAGHSTHVAGSIAGENNGVGVTGVAPGAKIMPVRTIGVFRGAEEPIIAGIRYAADNGADIINLSLGGSLPSEPEEEAIRYAVEKGVVVVMASGNDGLTNFAGGKRFSNVKYPAGFASEFGISVGAVDSKGSLGEFSNRAGTTPIDYVVAPGVDIYSALPIDTYSFWEGTSMATGLVSGVAALILSANPNLTPAQVEDLITGSGNPFAVTESGEYDLFAS, encoded by the coding sequence ATGTCTGTAGATTTATTTGATGCCAAATTCTATGCTACTGCTAATCCTGACTTGGCGGCAGCGGGAATCAATACGGCTGACCAACTGTGGGAACATTTCCGCACGGTGGGATTGTCGGAGGGGAGGAAATTCTCTCCCCTGGTAGATTTAGATTTTTACCGCCGCACTAACAGCGATTTGGTGGGGGCGGGGCTGACTTCCAATGCGGACTTGTACGAACATTTGCGCAGATACGGGGTGAAGGAGGGACGCCGGTTCTCTCCATTGGTGGATTTGGATTTTTATTTCAGCCAAAACCCAGACGTGGCTTTGGCGATCGGGGGGGACAAAGAGCTGGGGTGGCAACACCTGCAAACTAATGGCATTGCGGAAAAGCGCTCTTTTTCCCAAATTATCGATTTAAACTATTATCTGACGGCTAACCCGGACTTGCAGGCGGTGTTTGGCGGGGAGGGACGGCAAACACTTGATCATTTGCTGTTGTGGGGAATTCCCGAGGGGCGGACTTTTCTACCTGGAGATTTGGGGGTTTTGGGGTTCGATCGGGTTAACCCCCCACCACCCATCCGATTATCGGAGTTCGTGGGCCAGAGCGACGGCCAAGATATTTTCCCATTTCGCATTTCCTCCCTCAGTGATGTGAGCGTGACGGTTAAAGGTGATGCGGGCAATACTCGTTTGGGGTTAATTCGCGATGAGAATAATAACGGTTTGCCCGATGAGCTGACCGCAGAATCTGGCTTAATGGCAGATAAGGAACATATTACCGCTTTGGAAACCTTTGGTTTGGCGCCGGGACGCTATTTTGTGACGGTGACACCGGAAGCGGGGGATACCAGTTATGAGTTGAGTTTGTTCGCTGGGGCGGCAGAAATTCCTAATCCGGATCGGGATGCGGCGGGAACGGTTAATCTCGGTCAGGTGGGCACTACTGCGGCGATTCGGGATACGATTACTGCGGCTAATCCCCGCCGTTTATACCAGGTGCAATTGGTTTATCCGTCAGAAGTGCGGCTGAGTCTGGCTGGGGCAAGTGCAGAGACTGATTTGCGGTTGTTTCAGGATATTAATGGTAATGGTTTGGCGGATGCGGGGGAAGAGGTGGCTACCCGTCCTAATCCTCAAGAACCGGTGGATAGTAATGGCAATGGTATTATTGATTTCTCGGAAACTGTGGATTGGTTTAATGGCACTATCCCAGCAATTACCCATCCTGATGCGATTCTGGCTCCCCAAGTATTTCCGGGCAATTATTTGATTGAAGTTGCACGGGTGAATGAGGATACGGGCTATACGCTGCAGATGCAAACTCTGGCTCCGGCGGCTCCGGCGGCGGGAGCGGGCAATCGCACTCCTTTTTCTTGGGGTTATTTGGGCGAGATTACTAATACAGATGTGAGTGTCACTGATTTTGTGGGTCACGCTAATCCCTATGATTTTTATGCGTTTGAACTGCAAAGGGGTAAAAATCTCACGATTCGCCTCCAGGGTCAGAATGCTGATGCGGATTTGGTTTTGGTGCGGGATTTGAATGAGGATAATGCTTTTTCTTCTGATGAAATTATTGCTTTTCCTCCCTCGGAAAGGAGTGCTAATCAGGAAATTACCCGGTTTTTTGGCGAGGGTATTTACTATGTGGGGGTGGTGAAGGTAAAAGATAATACGGCTTATAGTCTGGAGGTGGATTTTTTGAATAATGATAAACCTTCAGATAATGCGGGCAATGATTTGGGCAGTGCGGCTGATTTGGGGATTCCTGGTGCGGAACCGATAATTCGGCGGGATTGGGTGAATGAGGATGACCGGGAAGATTTTTATCGGTTTCAGTTGAATGAAACTACTAAAATCAGTGCTTTTCTCTATGAAATGACGGGGAATGCTCAGCTAGAGCTGATTCAGGATCTGAATGGCAATGGTGTGGTGGAACCGGAGGAAAGGATTGCGGGTTCTCAGAATAAAGGAGGGCAGTTGGAACAGCTCGATCGGGTCTTGTTGCCGGGTAACTATTTTCTGGCAGCTACTCAGGCTGTAGCCGATGCGGACTATAGTATCTGGTTGGAGGCTGCCCCGGTTGCTCCATCGCCAGAAGCGGGTAATGGCTTACCCGTAGCTCTGGATTTGGGAGCTTTGAATTCTCCTCAAACTGCCAGCGGGGTTGTGGATACGGCTGACCCTCACGATATCTATAAATTCCGCTTAGAAACTCCTGGAGATTTGAGCCTATTTTTATATGGTATGAGCGGTAATGCTGATTTGCGCTTGATTCGCGATGATAATGGTAATGGTTTGATTGAGCCGGAGGAGATTTTGGCTCTTTCGGTGGAAGGAGGAGCGACGGCGGAGGAAATCTCTTTGCAGGGTTTGCCTGCGGGGGAATATTATGTTTGGGTGGCGCAAGCGGTGGGGAATACCCATTATGATTTAAGTGTGATTCCAGGGAATTTTAGTCGCGCTTCTGGTTATGGGTTGGTGAATGCGGCGGTGGCGGTGGCGCAGGCGGTGGGTCAGCCAGAATTTCCGGCGGTGGCGCCTTTGCCTGGGAAAGATTGGGCTTTGAATGCGGTTAAGGCGCCAGCGGTGTGGAGTCAGGGTTATACTGGTGATGGGATAGTGGTGGCGGTGGTGGATGATGGTACGGATTATTCTCACCCGAATTTGGATGATAATATCTGGGTGAATGAGGATGAGATTCCTGGTAATGGCATTGATGATGATGCCAATGGGTTTATCGATGATGTGCGGGGATGGGATTTTTGGGATGGGGATAACGACCCGCGCAATTTTGAGGAGTTGGCTGGTCACTCTACCCATGTGGCGGGGTCGATCGCAGGGGAAAATAATGGTGTGGGGGTGACGGGGGTGGCACCCGGTGCGAAGATTATGCCGGTACGGACGATCGGGGTATTTCGCGGCGCGGAAGAACCCATCATTGCTGGTATCCGTTACGCCGCTGACAATGGCGCCGATATTATCAACCTCAGTTTAGGCGGTTCTCTGCCTAGTGAACCGGAAGAAGAAGCGATTCGCTATGCGGTGGAAAAAGGCGTGGTAGTGGTGATGGCTTCGGGGAATGACGGTTTAACCAACTTCGCCGGTGGCAAACGCTTTAGTAATGTGAAATATCCCGCCGGTTTTGCTTCAGAATTTGGCATATCTGTGGGAGCGGTGGATAGTAAAGGCTCTTTAGGGGAGTTTTCTAACCGTGCTGGCACTACTCCCATAGATTATGTAGTTGCCCCAGGGGTGGATATTTACTCGGCTCTGCCTATTGATACTTATAGTTTTTGGGAAGGTACTTCTATGGCGACGGGGTTGGTATCGGGAGTAGCGGCGTTGATTTTGAGTGCTAATCCTAATTTGACGCCTGCTCAAGTTGAGGATTTGATTACGGGGTCTGGGAATCCTTTCGCGGTTACGGAATCTGGGGAATATGACTTGTTTGCGAGTTAG
- a CDS encoding NF038122 family metalloprotease, which produces MLAKSSANNYQTLPRQWGTNNQRKGNMALMSSHEQSSSRNGGVMVHLGASFGMAVAAVIGFNAPTLAATFRFEYMAGTSLQEMVAFEMAGAIWSQFLTDDVTINLKVGGVNFSSQFGSDYNKVISMASPEKILVDAGTLAGLGNLQLDGNGYFDINVDGQTVQQNQITVTTANAKVLGIGGLGTTFDGTILMNNAVGWDLDYIGSAPDDSSKFDFLSVVVHEIGHTLGFISGVEDNQWYASNANSDPNSSPNGNTIVTALDLFRFSPESSTQGIQDLSVGGEKYFSLDGGSTVTAQFATGTEGDGFQGSHWKEADSSQAIGIMDPALAKGEKSRISDFDLLALEALGWNVKRQANGEFRSWDNLNLNTIKQQAQTRAVGSLIAQILGDFNESRTYHRWATRSRSRFWQVGYFQTADIDPNQPQPASVPEPGVTLGLASLGFFGLVSRRRRQS; this is translated from the coding sequence ATGCTTGCAAAATCCAGCGCTAACAACTATCAAACATTACCTCGTCAATGGGGCACTAACAACCAGAGAAAAGGGAATATGGCTCTGATGTCTTCCCATGAGCAATCATCTTCCCGCAATGGAGGAGTAATGGTTCATTTAGGAGCCTCTTTCGGTATGGCAGTAGCTGCCGTTATTGGCTTCAATGCGCCAACCCTAGCGGCGACTTTCAGATTTGAATACATGGCAGGCACCTCTTTGCAAGAGATGGTGGCTTTTGAAATGGCGGGGGCAATTTGGTCGCAATTCCTCACCGATGATGTCACCATAAACCTGAAAGTGGGGGGAGTAAATTTTAGCAGCCAGTTCGGTAGCGACTACAATAAGGTCATCAGCATGGCATCACCGGAAAAAATTTTGGTTGATGCTGGTACTTTAGCAGGATTAGGCAATCTGCAACTGGATGGTAATGGCTATTTTGATATCAATGTTGATGGCCAAACTGTACAGCAAAACCAAATCACGGTCACTACAGCTAATGCCAAGGTTTTGGGCATCGGCGGTTTGGGGACTACCTTTGATGGCACCATCCTGATGAATAATGCGGTGGGGTGGGACCTGGATTACATTGGCTCTGCTCCCGATGACAGCAGCAAATTTGATTTTCTCAGTGTGGTTGTCCACGAAATCGGTCACACTTTGGGCTTTATCAGCGGTGTGGAGGATAATCAATGGTATGCCAGTAATGCCAATTCTGACCCCAACAGTAGCCCGAATGGCAACACGATCGTCACGGCCCTGGATTTATTCCGCTTTTCTCCTGAAAGCAGCACTCAAGGTATCCAGGACTTGTCTGTAGGGGGAGAAAAATACTTTTCCCTTGATGGCGGTAGCACTGTGACCGCTCAATTTGCCACGGGAACGGAAGGGGATGGCTTTCAAGGCAGCCACTGGAAAGAAGCCGACAGCAGCCAAGCGATCGGCATTATGGATCCTGCCCTCGCCAAAGGCGAAAAAAGCAGAATCTCTGATTTCGACCTCCTTGCCTTAGAGGCTCTAGGCTGGAACGTGAAGCGTCAAGCCAATGGTGAATTCCGATCGTGGGATAACCTCAACCTCAATACCATCAAGCAGCAGGCCCAGACCCGAGCCGTCGGCTCCTTAATTGCTCAAATTTTAGGAGACTTCAACGAGAGTCGAACCTACCATCGCTGGGCAACCCGCAGCCGATCGAGGTTTTGGCAAGTGGGATATTTTCAGACAGCCGATATCGACCCGAACCAGCCCCAACCCGCCTCGGTTCCCGAACCGGGTGTTACCCTGGGATTGGCCAGCTTAGGTTTTTTCGGTCTCGTTTCCCGGCGGCGGCGTCAATCATAA
- the ntcA gene encoding global nitrogen regulator NtcA, which translates to MMAQDKPLAAILRQMGTGSFPPVVENFERGKTIFFPGDPAERVYFLIKGAVKLSRVYEAGEEITVALLRENTVFGVLSLITGHRSDRFYHAVAFTPVELLSVPIDQVEKALANDPELSIFMLRGLSSRILQTEMMIETLAHRDMGSRLVSFLLILCRDFGVPSMDGITIDLKLSHQAIAEAIGSTRVTVTRLLGELREEQMISIHKKKITVHNPVALSQQFT; encoded by the coding sequence ATGATGGCTCAAGATAAACCGCTAGCGGCTATCCTGCGGCAAATGGGAACGGGTTCTTTTCCGCCGGTAGTGGAAAACTTCGAGCGGGGTAAGACGATATTTTTTCCGGGGGACCCGGCGGAAAGGGTTTACTTTTTGATTAAAGGCGCGGTGAAGCTCTCGCGGGTTTATGAGGCGGGAGAGGAAATTACTGTGGCGCTGTTGCGGGAGAATACGGTGTTTGGGGTGTTGTCTCTGATTACGGGACACCGATCTGACCGATTTTACCATGCGGTGGCGTTTACGCCGGTGGAGTTGCTCTCGGTGCCGATCGACCAAGTGGAGAAGGCTTTGGCAAATGACCCAGAGTTATCGATATTTATGTTGCGGGGTTTATCGTCTCGGATTTTGCAAACCGAGATGATGATTGAGACTTTGGCACATCGAGATATGGGGTCACGGTTGGTTAGCTTTTTGCTGATTTTATGCCGCGATTTCGGGGTGCCGAGTATGGATGGGATTACGATTGATTTAAAACTGTCCCATCAGGCGATCGCTGAGGCGATCGGTTCTACACGGGTGACAGTAACGCGCCTCCTCGGCGAGTTGCGAGAAGAACAGATGATTTCTATTCACAAGAAAAAGATTACCGTCCACAATCCCGTCGCATTAAGTCAGCAATTCACTTAA
- the fabI gene encoding enoyl-ACP reductase FabI: MIDLTGKNALVTGIANNRSIAWGIAQQLHQAGANLGITYLPDDKGRFEKKVWEVVEPIKPSLFLPCNVEDDAQIQSVFTAIGEKWDKLDILIHCLAFADKDGLSGDFSSSPRQTFSKALDISAYSLVALSGAAKPLMTQGGSIVTLSYLGGVRVIPNYNVMGIAKAALEMNVRYLASELGPLNVRVNGISAGPIRTLASSAVGGILDMIHHVEKTAPLRRTVTQTEVGNTAAFLCSDLASGITGQVLYVDSGYSIMGM; the protein is encoded by the coding sequence ATGATAGATTTGACAGGAAAAAATGCTCTCGTCACTGGAATCGCCAACAACCGCTCGATCGCCTGGGGTATAGCCCAACAGCTACACCAAGCAGGCGCCAACCTTGGCATCACCTATCTCCCAGACGATAAAGGACGATTCGAGAAAAAAGTCTGGGAAGTAGTAGAACCCATCAAACCCAGCCTCTTCCTCCCCTGCAACGTCGAAGACGACGCCCAGATTCAATCCGTATTTACCGCCATTGGCGAAAAATGGGACAAACTCGACATCCTCATCCACTGTCTCGCCTTTGCCGATAAAGACGGACTCAGCGGCGACTTTTCCAGCTCGCCGCGCCAAACCTTCAGCAAAGCCCTCGACATCAGCGCCTACTCCCTAGTCGCCCTCAGCGGCGCCGCCAAACCCCTAATGACCCAAGGAGGCAGCATCGTCACCCTCTCCTACCTCGGAGGCGTCCGCGTCATTCCCAACTACAACGTTATGGGAATCGCCAAAGCCGCCCTAGAAATGAACGTCCGCTATCTCGCCTCCGAATTAGGACCCCTGAACGTGCGCGTAAACGGCATTTCCGCCGGTCCCATTCGCACCCTCGCATCCTCCGCCGTCGGCGGTATCCTCGACATGATCCACCACGTAGAAAAAACCGCCCCCCTCCGCCGCACCGTCACCCAAACCGAAGTCGGAAACACCGCCGCCTTCCTCTGCAGCGACTTAGCCAGCGGTATCACCGGACAAGTGCTATACGTCGATTCCGGCTACTCCATTATGGGGATGTAA